In Nonomuraea sp. NBC_00507, the following are encoded in one genomic region:
- a CDS encoding BTAD domain-containing putative transcriptional regulator yields MSVTEDVRFGVLGPLRAEVSGRPAGLGGPRQRAVLALLLIARGRSVSAERILSEVWEGTRLPSLTTLHGYVADLRKTLEPERAPGAPARLLVREGPGYALRAAPAAVDAERFTDLAARGRRALEGGDPELAADLLGQALALWRGPAYADFGPAAFAVPDATRLEDLRATVCEDRLAAVIASGQHAAAVGELEALIAEQPLRERGWELLVLALYRSGRQADALATLRAVRRKLADELGIDPGRGLRDLEAAVLAQDPRLAPEPAEPSRMSYPPAAAPAPHSGNLPFALSSFVGRDGDLAAVAALLDGHRLVTLTGPGGVGKTRLALEVARARTDADGPWLVEIAGLHAPELLTATMAAALGLPTAASPDQLAGMIAGRDMLIVLDNCEHLLVPAAMLVHTLLTRCGTVRMLCTSREPLGISGETVYEVPPLDAATEAADLFVRRAAAVSPGWAAEPGDRERIAALCARLDGIPLAIELAAAQSRALSVAQIADAAEDRFTLLVDGSVGRPDRHRTLLATVAWSDQLLQPEERRLFHRLAVFEAGFDLEAAAAVGGVDPVLPPLSALVRKSLVTAQPGTAPRRYRMLETLRQYAMAALSPDETAQAQQRHRAWALARAENADRHLRGPQGAALLSGLSRDQAEFRAAFASSLAAGDGEYALRLSGALFWFWFRMGHVGEGLAWLSEAFAAAPRAGADIRARAWYALTGLHYLAGQPPQAYQAACSAIEEARQAGDPVTEAGATAYAAYLGLLAGVALDADALTREAVELARRSTLNWLEAETLMVRGMALRVLGDLPGADSVFREAIDAARASGHDWAADGAAWCDMKTASDRGDGARALTIAADILATMDRYGDISFWLVTVHSAARALALTGRAEHAAVLMGAVEAIGKRAGVSPELMDPLDGPREAAAVRGALAPEEYERHAARGRAMSRQDASALLSSLIAGQ; encoded by the coding sequence GTGAGCGTGACCGAGGACGTGAGGTTCGGCGTTCTGGGGCCGCTCCGGGCCGAGGTCAGCGGTCGCCCGGCAGGGCTCGGCGGACCGCGTCAGCGGGCCGTGCTGGCGCTGCTGCTGATCGCGCGGGGCAGGAGCGTCTCGGCAGAGCGGATTCTCTCCGAAGTGTGGGAAGGCACGCGACTTCCCTCCCTGACGACACTCCATGGGTACGTGGCCGATCTGCGCAAGACGCTGGAGCCGGAAAGAGCGCCCGGCGCTCCGGCCCGCCTGCTGGTACGCGAGGGACCCGGATACGCCCTTCGGGCGGCGCCCGCCGCGGTGGACGCCGAGCGTTTCACCGATCTGGCCGCTCGCGGGCGGCGCGCGCTGGAGGGCGGCGACCCTGAACTCGCCGCGGACCTGCTCGGACAGGCGCTCGCGCTGTGGCGGGGCCCGGCCTATGCCGACTTCGGCCCAGCGGCCTTCGCGGTGCCCGACGCGACCCGGCTGGAGGACCTGCGGGCCACGGTCTGCGAGGACAGACTCGCCGCCGTCATCGCATCCGGGCAGCACGCCGCCGCTGTAGGCGAGCTGGAGGCACTGATCGCCGAGCAGCCGCTGCGGGAGCGCGGCTGGGAGTTACTGGTCCTCGCCTTATACCGGTCGGGGCGGCAGGCCGACGCGCTCGCCACCCTTCGAGCCGTACGCAGGAAGCTGGCTGACGAGCTGGGCATCGACCCGGGACGCGGCCTGCGCGACCTGGAGGCGGCCGTACTCGCCCAGGACCCGCGGCTGGCCCCGGAGCCGGCCGAGCCGAGCCGCATGTCGTATCCGCCGGCCGCGGCTCCGGCACCGCACTCGGGCAATCTGCCGTTCGCGCTGTCCAGCTTCGTCGGCCGCGACGGTGACCTCGCGGCCGTCGCAGCTCTGCTGGACGGGCACCGGCTGGTCACGCTCACCGGCCCGGGCGGCGTCGGCAAGACGCGCCTGGCCTTGGAGGTCGCACGCGCCCGTACTGACGCCGACGGGCCCTGGCTCGTGGAGATCGCGGGCCTGCACGCACCCGAACTGCTCACCGCGACCATGGCCGCCGCCCTGGGGTTGCCTACCGCGGCGTCTCCCGATCAGCTGGCCGGGATGATCGCCGGCCGCGACATGCTGATTGTCCTGGACAATTGTGAGCATCTGCTGGTCCCCGCCGCCATGCTCGTCCACACCCTGCTGACCCGCTGCGGCACCGTACGGATGCTGTGCACCAGCCGCGAACCCCTGGGCATCTCGGGTGAAACGGTCTACGAAGTACCGCCCCTGGACGCCGCCACGGAGGCCGCGGACCTGTTCGTGCGCCGTGCGGCAGCCGTCTCGCCCGGCTGGGCTGCCGAGCCGGGCGACAGGGAAAGGATCGCCGCCCTGTGCGCGCGGCTCGACGGCATCCCGTTGGCCATCGAACTCGCCGCCGCACAAAGCCGGGCGCTGTCCGTCGCTCAGATCGCCGATGCCGCGGAGGACCGCTTCACCCTGTTGGTGGACGGATCGGTCGGACGGCCGGACCGCCATCGCACTCTCCTGGCCACGGTCGCCTGGAGTGACCAATTGCTGCAGCCGGAGGAGCGCCGGCTCTTCCACCGGCTCGCCGTGTTCGAAGCCGGCTTCGACCTGGAGGCCGCCGCCGCGGTCGGAGGAGTCGATCCCGTCCTGCCGCCGCTGTCGGCGTTGGTCCGCAAATCGCTGGTCACCGCCCAACCGGGCACGGCGCCACGCCGCTACCGGATGCTGGAGACCCTGCGCCAGTACGCCATGGCCGCGCTCTCCCCGGACGAGACGGCCCAGGCACAGCAACGCCACCGCGCCTGGGCCCTGGCCAGGGCTGAGAACGCCGATCGTCATCTCCGCGGCCCGCAGGGAGCGGCGTTGCTGAGCGGGCTGAGCCGCGATCAGGCGGAGTTCCGGGCCGCGTTCGCCTCGTCGCTGGCCGCGGGTGACGGCGAGTACGCGCTCCGGCTGAGCGGCGCGCTGTTCTGGTTCTGGTTCCGCATGGGGCATGTCGGGGAGGGCCTCGCCTGGCTGTCCGAGGCGTTCGCGGCGGCCCCGCGAGCCGGTGCGGACATCCGGGCGCGTGCCTGGTACGCGCTCACGGGACTGCACTACCTGGCCGGACAGCCGCCACAGGCGTACCAGGCGGCCTGCTCGGCGATCGAGGAGGCCCGCCAGGCAGGCGACCCGGTGACGGAGGCGGGCGCGACCGCCTACGCCGCCTACCTGGGCCTGCTGGCCGGGGTGGCGCTTGACGCCGATGCCCTCACCCGCGAGGCCGTCGAGCTGGCCCGGCGCAGCACTCTGAACTGGCTGGAGGCCGAAACGCTCATGGTCCGGGGCATGGCCCTGCGGGTGCTGGGGGATCTGCCGGGCGCCGACAGTGTCTTTCGTGAGGCCATCGACGCCGCTCGCGCCAGTGGCCACGACTGGGCCGCGGACGGGGCGGCCTGGTGCGACATGAAGACGGCCTCGGACCGCGGGGACGGCGCTCGGGCGCTGACCATCGCGGCGGACATCCTGGCCACGATGGACCGTTACGGAGACATCTCCTTCTGGCTGGTGACGGTGCACAGCGCGGCCCGCGCCCTCGCGCTGACCGGCCGGGCCGAGCACGCAGCCGTGCTGATGGGGGCCGTGGAGGCCATCGGCAAGCGAGCCGGCGTCTCCCCGGAGCTGATGGACCCGTTGGACGGGCCGCGCGAGGCCGCCGCCGTTCGCGGGGCGCTTGCGCCGGAGGAGTACGAACGCCATGCGGCCCGCGGGCGCGCCATGTCTCGGCAGGATGCGAGTGCCCTGCTCAGCTCGTTGATCGCTGGACAGTGA
- a CDS encoding NAD(P)/FAD-dependent oxidoreductase — protein MIKRIGHAVVAGAGMGGLLVARVLSETFERVTVIDRDALPAEGVARRGVPQGHHAHGMLSRGCEILEDLFPGLTADLVAAGATTCDIQDDVRWYNDGRLLHPAPSRLRGLTVSRPELERYLRSRVADLPGVAIHERCEVVEPIAGRDGAVTGVRLQRPGHQPEDVAADLVVNAVGRGNRGAEWLRRLGYEPAPEERVDSRLQYVSREYRRRPGDSDFVAMVVGHSTSVPRGGVALSGEGHRWLVTLFGMGDDVPPIDSDGYHGFAARLPVPDLHRLLERLEPLGEPRRMRIPVSIRRRYEQLSRFPEGYVVFGDALCQFNPSYGQGMTVAACEAVALRESLQDGRRDGLARRFFERAARIIDVPWDLSVGGDLRFPSVEAPRPLRVKLLNRYISRLHVAAEADPVVGHAFLSVANLQAPPQRLLSPGILARVLRPRPSGGPAHPRLPAREQLPAGQ, from the coding sequence ATGATCAAGCGAATCGGACACGCCGTCGTCGCGGGTGCGGGGATGGGTGGGCTCCTGGTGGCCCGGGTGCTCAGTGAGACGTTCGAGCGGGTCACGGTGATCGACCGTGACGCGTTGCCCGCCGAGGGCGTCGCCCGGCGGGGCGTGCCGCAGGGGCATCACGCGCACGGGATGTTGTCCCGGGGCTGCGAGATCCTCGAGGACCTGTTCCCCGGGCTGACCGCGGACCTGGTCGCCGCGGGCGCCACCACCTGCGACATCCAGGACGACGTCCGCTGGTACAACGACGGCCGGCTGCTGCACCCCGCGCCCTCGCGGCTGCGCGGCCTGACGGTCAGCCGGCCCGAACTCGAACGGTATCTGCGGTCCCGGGTGGCGGATCTTCCCGGCGTAGCGATCCACGAGCGCTGCGAGGTGGTCGAGCCGATCGCCGGCAGGGATGGCGCCGTCACCGGAGTACGTCTGCAGCGTCCGGGGCACCAGCCCGAGGACGTGGCCGCCGATCTCGTGGTGAACGCCGTGGGCCGGGGAAACCGGGGTGCGGAGTGGCTGCGCCGGCTGGGATACGAGCCCGCGCCGGAGGAACGTGTCGACTCCCGGCTGCAGTACGTTTCGCGTGAGTACCGGCGCCGGCCCGGCGACTCCGACTTCGTCGCCATGGTCGTGGGGCACAGTACCTCGGTCCCGAGGGGCGGGGTCGCCCTCAGCGGGGAGGGACACCGCTGGCTCGTCACCCTGTTCGGCATGGGCGACGACGTCCCGCCCATCGACTCGGACGGATACCACGGGTTCGCCGCCCGGCTCCCGGTCCCCGACCTGCACCGCCTCCTGGAGCGCCTGGAACCGCTGGGGGAGCCGCGGCGGATGCGCATCCCCGTGAGCATTCGGCGCCGCTACGAACAGCTGAGCCGGTTCCCCGAGGGCTATGTGGTGTTCGGTGATGCCCTGTGCCAGTTCAATCCCAGCTACGGGCAGGGCATGACGGTGGCCGCCTGCGAGGCCGTCGCCTTGCGTGAGAGCTTGCAGGACGGCCGACGCGACGGCCTGGCCCGCCGCTTCTTCGAGCGGGCCGCGCGGATCATCGACGTGCCCTGGGACCTGTCGGTCGGTGGTGATCTGCGGTTCCCGTCCGTCGAGGCTCCACGTCCTCTGCGTGTGAAGCTGCTCAACCGCTACATCTCACGCCTCCACGTGGCCGCGGAGGCGGACCCGGTGGTCGGGCACGCCTTCCTGAGCGTCGCCAACCTGCAGGCCCCGCCACAGCGCCTGTTGTCGCCCGGCATCCTGGCCCGGGTGCTCCGGCCGCGTCCCAGCGGCGGCCCGGCCCACCCCCGGCTTCCTGCCCGGGAACAGCTCCCGGCCGGTCAGTGA
- a CDS encoding serine/threonine-protein kinase encodes MPDVKPVVIAGRYELIELIGRGGMAEVWRGHDRRLDVLVAVKIMNPLTGGIAAAERFARESKAAARIAHPNVVTVLDVGHDEQRRYLVMELLAGRNLAAELAARGPLPVAEACYLLSQAAAGLDAAHQVGVVHRDIKPANLHLTGTGALKIVDFGLAHLASEASRLTTVGTIVGTAAYLAPEQIDGAGGEVATDLYALGCVAYELLSGRPPFTGSPPEVVYQHVHHSPAPPSSHRPDIPIELERLVLAMLAKDPADRPAGAEQVRQGFAAVAHAARLRGRHAHQQTRVTPVPPPGVARAGDTRLFDAPLPGALNAAAQPGPADGRRLLLQVAAAVAVIAVITLGAVTVFSGSEDHAAEPSPSAASSDAARASEQPQPTATTRSTARASVRPTPSPKVTPTRPDARDPRTWLAALDQAVSAQQAQGGIDDDLADKAHEKIREAAKKLVEGKTQEAREKIQELGKDLAEARSEGKLANGPLTQFLNRFGLGAEREEDDDD; translated from the coding sequence ATGCCGGACGTGAAGCCCGTAGTGATTGCCGGGCGGTACGAGTTAATCGAGTTGATCGGCCGGGGCGGCATGGCGGAGGTCTGGCGCGGTCACGATCGGCGGCTGGACGTCCTAGTCGCGGTCAAGATCATGAATCCCTTGACGGGAGGCATCGCCGCGGCCGAGCGGTTCGCCCGCGAGTCCAAAGCCGCGGCGCGGATCGCGCACCCCAATGTGGTGACGGTGCTGGACGTCGGGCACGACGAGCAACGGCGCTACCTCGTCATGGAACTGCTGGCCGGTCGCAATCTGGCCGCCGAGCTGGCTGCTCGTGGCCCGCTACCGGTCGCTGAGGCGTGCTATCTGCTCAGTCAGGCCGCTGCTGGGCTGGATGCCGCCCACCAGGTCGGAGTGGTCCATCGTGACATCAAACCGGCCAACCTCCACCTGACCGGCACCGGCGCTTTGAAGATCGTCGACTTCGGTCTGGCCCACCTGGCCAGCGAGGCCTCCCGGTTGACAACGGTCGGCACCATCGTGGGCACCGCGGCCTACCTGGCCCCCGAGCAGATCGACGGCGCCGGCGGGGAGGTCGCGACCGACCTGTACGCGCTGGGCTGCGTGGCGTACGAGCTGCTGAGCGGCCGGCCACCCTTCACCGGCTCGCCCCCCGAGGTGGTCTACCAGCACGTCCACCACTCACCCGCCCCGCCGAGCAGCCACCGGCCGGACATCCCGATCGAGCTGGAGCGGCTTGTCCTGGCCATGCTCGCCAAGGATCCCGCCGACCGCCCGGCCGGCGCCGAGCAGGTACGCCAAGGCTTTGCCGCCGTTGCCCATGCGGCCCGCCTCCGAGGACGACACGCGCATCAGCAGACGAGGGTGACACCGGTGCCCCCGCCCGGTGTCGCCAGGGCGGGCGATACCCGCCTCTTCGACGCCCCATTGCCCGGCGCCCTGAACGCCGCCGCGCAGCCTGGGCCGGCGGATGGCCGGCGCCTGCTCCTCCAGGTCGCCGCCGCCGTCGCGGTCATCGCGGTCATCACACTGGGTGCCGTGACCGTGTTCTCCGGGTCGGAGGATCACGCCGCGGAGCCATCGCCTTCAGCGGCTTCGTCCGACGCTGCCCGCGCGTCGGAACAGCCCCAGCCGACGGCCACCACCCGCTCGACCGCTCGAGCGTCCGTACGGCCGACGCCGTCCCCGAAGGTCACACCGACGCGGCCGGACGCGCGGGATCCACGGACCTGGCTGGCCGCTCTCGACCAGGCCGTGAGCGCCCAGCAAGCGCAGGGCGGCATTGACGACGACCTTGCCGATAAGGCGCACGAAAAGATCCGCGAAGCGGCAAAGAAGCTCGTCGAAGGCAAGACACAGGAAGCTCGAGAGAAGATCCAGGAGCTCGGCAAGGACCTGGCCGAGGCCAGGAGCGAGGGCAAGCTCGCCAACGGCCCTCTCACGCAGTTCCTCAACCGCTTCGGTCTGGGCGCCGAGCGCGAGGAGGATGATGACGACTGA
- the zwf gene encoding glucose-6-phosphate dehydrogenase, with product MDTNAQQGQTLVVYGIAGDLAKKKLIPALYRLTARGVLDVPVIGVDRGDLNPAWLRRHVHDSVAAACGDVDEGVCGSLTEKLGLVTGDVTEPAIFAELGRKMGDAAFGVHYLAVPPSLFTAIAQGLGTAGLNTRGRLVVEKPFGADLASAGRLNAELHRYFPEDRLLRVDHFLGKEAVENLMVFRFANGLFEPVWNRSHVAAVRITLAEAFDVADRGAFYDAVGAVRDVVQNHLIQVLAYLAMDAPADGSTEAERDEKLRLLRAVRTVDPGDVVRGQYTGYLDTPGVAAGSTTETYVALRLWIDNWRWADVPFVITAGKALAVTATRIDVELRRPPRMLFLPTQAARPQPNIVRFRLDPDPGVELNLLAKEPGETNATREVPLSVSFATALGQPESAYERILTDALAGELRHFARQDTVEEAWRIVDPVLDKTAPEPYEPGTWGPPGADRLVGRPTSELGGQAGKPG from the coding sequence GTGGACACGAACGCACAGCAGGGGCAGACCCTTGTGGTCTATGGCATCGCCGGCGACCTCGCCAAGAAGAAGCTCATTCCGGCCTTGTACCGCTTGACCGCCCGTGGCGTGCTGGACGTGCCGGTCATCGGCGTGGACCGCGGCGACCTCAACCCGGCCTGGCTCCGGCGACACGTCCACGACAGCGTCGCGGCCGCATGCGGCGACGTGGACGAGGGTGTGTGCGGCTCGCTCACCGAGAAGCTAGGTCTGGTGACCGGCGATGTGACAGAGCCCGCCATATTCGCCGAGCTAGGACGGAAGATGGGGGACGCCGCATTCGGCGTGCATTACCTCGCCGTGCCGCCGTCTCTGTTCACGGCCATCGCTCAAGGGCTGGGAACTGCGGGATTGAACACCCGAGGCCGCCTCGTGGTGGAGAAGCCCTTCGGCGCCGACCTCGCCTCCGCCGGGCGGCTCAACGCGGAGCTGCACCGATACTTTCCCGAGGACCGGCTGCTGCGTGTCGACCACTTCCTCGGCAAGGAGGCCGTCGAGAATCTCATGGTGTTCCGCTTCGCCAACGGACTCTTCGAGCCCGTGTGGAACCGGTCCCACGTCGCCGCGGTGCGGATCACCTTGGCCGAGGCGTTCGACGTCGCCGACCGTGGGGCGTTCTACGACGCGGTCGGCGCCGTGCGTGACGTGGTGCAGAACCATCTGATCCAGGTGCTGGCCTACCTGGCCATGGACGCGCCGGCGGACGGCAGCACCGAGGCGGAGCGTGACGAGAAGCTCCGGCTGTTGCGCGCGGTCCGGACCGTGGACCCGGGCGACGTCGTGCGCGGCCAATACACGGGCTACCTCGACACGCCGGGGGTGGCCGCCGGGTCGACCACCGAGACCTACGTCGCGCTGCGGCTGTGGATCGACAACTGGCGCTGGGCGGACGTCCCGTTCGTCATCACGGCGGGCAAGGCGCTCGCGGTGACCGCCACCCGGATCGACGTCGAGCTCCGCCGCCCGCCACGGATGCTTTTCCTGCCCACCCAAGCCGCGCGTCCACAGCCGAACATCGTGCGGTTCCGGCTGGATCCCGACCCGGGCGTCGAGCTCAACCTGCTGGCCAAGGAACCGGGCGAGACCAACGCCACCCGGGAGGTGCCCCTGTCGGTCAGCTTCGCCACCGCGCTCGGTCAGCCCGAAAGCGCCTACGAGCGGATCCTGACCGATGCGCTCGCCGGGGAGCTGCGTCACTTCGCCCGCCAGGACACCGTCGAAGAGGCCTGGCGCATCGTCGATCCCGTCCTCGACAAGACCGCGCCGGAGCCGTACGAGCCGGGGACCTGGGGCCCGCCCGGCGCCGACCGGCTCGTCGGAAGGCCCACCAGCGAGCTCGGCGGCCAGGCCGGGAAGCCGGGGTGA
- a CDS encoding beta-phosphoglucomutase family hydrolase, whose translation MGTSTLGLPEEVRGCLFDMDGVLTRTATVHAKAWKSMFDEFLRKWAERTGSPFVPFDPVTDYDRYVDGKKRQDGARSFLTARGITLPEGSPDDPQDAMTVYGLSNRKNALVQEVIDRDGVEAFPGSVRYVLAVRDAGLRTAVVSSSANTARVLSAAGLDGYFQARIDGVVAQERRLAGKPAPDMYLAGAEALGLPPAQAAVFEDALAGVAAGHAGRFACVVGVDRSGQADALRRHGADIVVSDLAELLDARGRGGGS comes from the coding sequence ATGGGCACATCGACGCTCGGGCTGCCTGAGGAAGTGCGCGGATGTCTGTTCGACATGGACGGCGTGCTGACGCGCACCGCGACAGTGCACGCGAAGGCATGGAAGTCGATGTTCGATGAGTTCCTGCGGAAGTGGGCCGAGCGGACGGGGAGCCCCTTCGTGCCGTTCGACCCGGTTACCGACTACGACCGGTACGTCGACGGGAAGAAGCGGCAGGACGGGGCGAGAAGCTTCCTGACGGCGCGGGGCATCACCCTTCCGGAGGGGTCGCCTGACGATCCGCAGGATGCGATGACCGTGTACGGGTTGAGCAACCGGAAGAACGCCCTCGTCCAGGAGGTCATCGACCGGGACGGCGTGGAGGCGTTCCCCGGCTCAGTCCGTTATGTGCTGGCCGTACGAGATGCGGGGTTGCGCACGGCGGTGGTGTCATCGAGCGCCAACACCGCGCGGGTTCTGTCGGCTGCCGGGCTCGACGGGTATTTTCAGGCGCGGATCGACGGTGTGGTGGCCCAGGAACGGCGGCTGGCGGGCAAGCCGGCCCCGGACATGTACCTGGCGGGGGCCGAGGCGCTGGGGCTGCCGCCTGCGCAGGCGGCGGTGTTCGAGGACGCGCTGGCGGGGGTGGCGGCCGGTCACGCGGGCCGGTTCGCCTGCGTCGTCGGCGTCGACCGGAGCGGGCAGGCCGACGCGTTGCGCCGGCACGGCGCCGACATCGTGGTCTCCGACCTCGCCGAGCTGCTGGATGCGCGTGGACGGGGAGGCGGCTCATGA
- a CDS encoding glycoside hydrolase family 65 protein: MIRHPAFAVEPWSVRECRLDLDVLAQTESVFALSNGHIGLRGNLEEGEPCGEPGTYLNGFYELRPLPYAEAGYGYPESGQTCVNVTNGKLIRLLVDDEPFDVRYGTLHEHERVLDLRAGTLTRRADWSSPTGGRIRVSSTRLVSFTHRAVAAIRYEVEAVDEARHVVVQSELVANETQQYLGGDPREAAPLASPLVLEENIAAKEGVAIMVHHTRASDLRVAAAMCHELDGPEGTRIEAQGAGDVSRVTVAARLVPGRPLRLVKLFSYGWSGRRSRPAMHDQVVAALAAARLDGWDGLCADQRRFLDDFWEGADVEVEGDAEVQQAVRFGLFHLLQSAARLEDRAIPAKGLTGTGYDGHAFWDTETFVLPVLTHTYPRAAADALSWRKSTLPMAEARAAQLGLSGAAFPWRTINGQECSGYWPAGTAAFHVNADIAYAVTACVDATGDTAFERDTGLPLLVETARLWLALGHSDADGRYHIDGVTGPDEYSAVADDNVYTNLMAQQNLWQAADVAARHPGRAAQLGVTPEEITTWREAADAMVVPYDERLGVHSQSEGFTRHGLWDFAATKPEHYPLMLHFPYFDLYRRQVVKQADLVLAMHLRGDAFTPEEKARNFAYYEALTVRDSSLSACTQAVIAAEVGHLELAYRYLGEAAMMDLADLEKNTVDGVHMAALAGAWIALVAGFGGMRAGQGRICCAPRLPSHLQRLAFRLRYRDSLLGVSITRETTSYRLMQGPPIALTHHGEQIQLRAGSVTRPNPPTPAPKNHIDQPSGREPAIRGNDTPG, from the coding sequence ATGATCCGGCATCCCGCGTTCGCGGTGGAGCCGTGGTCGGTGCGGGAGTGCCGGCTCGACCTGGACGTGCTGGCGCAGACCGAGTCGGTGTTCGCGCTGTCCAACGGGCACATCGGCCTGCGCGGCAACCTCGAGGAGGGCGAGCCCTGCGGGGAGCCCGGCACCTACCTCAACGGGTTCTACGAGCTGAGGCCCCTGCCGTACGCCGAGGCGGGTTACGGCTATCCCGAGTCGGGGCAGACGTGCGTGAACGTCACCAACGGCAAACTGATCCGGCTCCTGGTCGACGACGAGCCGTTCGACGTGCGATACGGCACGCTGCACGAACACGAGCGCGTCCTGGACCTGCGCGCCGGGACCCTGACCCGCAGGGCCGACTGGAGCTCGCCCACAGGCGGCCGGATCCGGGTCTCCTCCACACGGCTGGTCTCCTTCACCCACCGCGCGGTGGCCGCGATCCGGTACGAGGTCGAGGCCGTCGATGAGGCGCGGCACGTGGTCGTGCAGTCCGAGCTGGTCGCCAACGAGACCCAGCAGTACCTGGGGGGCGATCCGCGCGAGGCCGCCCCCTTGGCGTCGCCGTTGGTCCTGGAGGAGAACATCGCCGCCAAAGAAGGCGTCGCGATCATGGTCCACCACACCCGGGCCAGCGACCTGCGGGTGGCCGCCGCCATGTGTCACGAGCTCGACGGGCCGGAGGGCACGCGGATCGAGGCGCAGGGCGCGGGCGACGTCAGCCGGGTGACCGTCGCCGCACGCCTCGTCCCCGGCCGCCCGTTGCGGCTGGTCAAGCTCTTCTCCTACGGCTGGTCGGGCAGACGTTCCCGGCCCGCCATGCACGATCAGGTCGTCGCGGCGCTGGCGGCCGCGCGGCTGGACGGCTGGGACGGGCTGTGCGCCGACCAGCGGCGCTTCCTCGACGACTTCTGGGAAGGTGCGGACGTGGAGGTCGAGGGCGACGCCGAGGTGCAGCAGGCCGTCCGTTTCGGGCTGTTCCACCTGCTGCAGTCGGCCGCGCGGCTGGAGGACCGCGCCATCCCCGCCAAGGGGCTGACCGGCACGGGCTACGACGGGCATGCGTTCTGGGACACCGAGACCTTCGTGCTGCCCGTGCTCACCCACACGTATCCGCGGGCCGCGGCGGATGCGTTGTCGTGGCGGAAGTCGACCCTGCCGATGGCCGAGGCGCGGGCCGCGCAACTGGGGCTGTCCGGGGCGGCCTTCCCCTGGCGGACCATCAACGGCCAGGAGTGTTCCGGCTACTGGCCCGCCGGCACCGCGGCGTTCCATGTCAACGCCGACATCGCGTACGCGGTCACGGCGTGTGTCGATGCCACCGGCGATACGGCGTTCGAGCGGGACACCGGCCTGCCCCTGCTGGTGGAGACGGCGCGGCTGTGGCTCGCCCTGGGCCATTCTGATGCCGATGGGCGATACCACATCGACGGCGTGACCGGGCCCGACGAGTACAGCGCCGTCGCCGACGACAACGTCTACACCAACCTGATGGCCCAGCAGAACCTGTGGCAGGCAGCCGACGTCGCCGCCCGCCACCCCGGCCGGGCGGCGCAGCTCGGGGTGACCCCGGAGGAGATCACGACGTGGCGTGAGGCGGCGGACGCGATGGTCGTCCCCTATGACGAGCGGCTCGGCGTGCACTCCCAGAGCGAAGGGTTCACGCGGCATGGACTCTGGGATTTCGCCGCCACCAAGCCCGAGCATTATCCGCTGATGCTCCATTTCCCCTATTTCGACCTCTACCGCCGCCAGGTGGTCAAGCAGGCCGACCTGGTTCTGGCGATGCACCTGCGCGGGGACGCGTTCACACCCGAGGAGAAGGCCCGCAACTTCGCCTACTACGAGGCACTGACGGTGCGCGACTCATCGCTGTCGGCCTGCACCCAGGCCGTGATCGCCGCAGAGGTGGGACACCTGGAGCTCGCCTACCGCTACCTCGGCGAGGCGGCCATGATGGACCTGGCGGACCTGGAGAAGAACACCGTCGACGGTGTCCACATGGCCGCGCTGGCCGGGGCGTGGATCGCCCTGGTGGCGGGATTCGGCGGGATGCGCGCCGGCCAGGGCCGGATATGCTGCGCTCCCAGGCTGCCGTCGCACCTCCAACGGCTGGCCTTCCGGCTGCGTTACCGCGACAGCCTGCTAGGTGTCAGCATCACGCGGGAGACCACGAGCTACCGGCTGATGCAGGGCCCGCCGATCGCCTTGACACACCACGGCGAGCAGATCCAGCTCCGAGCCGGGTCCGTCACCCGGCCCAACCCGCCGACTCCGGCGCCGAAGAACCATATCGACCAGCCATCCGGCCGCGAACCCGCCATCCGGGGAAATGACACACCGGGCTGA